From Entelurus aequoreus isolate RoL-2023_Sb linkage group LG22, RoL_Eaeq_v1.1, whole genome shotgun sequence, one genomic window encodes:
- the pi4k2b gene encoding phosphatidylinositol 4-kinase type 2-beta, giving the protein MMSECDPTETCEPATASVSAPESNFLPVRPASLFDQNVAGLGLRGNPGVAVRISDSLESVLTELDAECSGEDTMLLPCLPGSSSPPKGARDKRGWRNRHSSSSDKDALASPGTNNGDFNYFPNDLEFADIIQRAEQAIESGVFPERISQGSSGSYFVKDPKGKVFGVFKPKSEEPYGHLNPKWTKYFHKLCCPCCFGRGCLLPNQGYLSEAAASLVDSKLGLGVVPKTKVVYLASETFHYNAIDRAKSRGKKYALEKVPQVGKHFHRVGLPPKVGSFQLFVEGYREADYWLKRFEVEPLPENIRKQLQSQFERLVVLDYVIRNTDRGNDNWLIKYEKPGEGEGLKDTEWPENSPKPCIKIAAIDNGLAFPFKHPDEWRTYPFHWAWLPQAKVAFSQETRELVLSRLSDMNFVQDLCEDLYEMFKRDKGFDKAMFERQMSVMRGQVLNLTQALKDDKSPLQLVQMPRVVVERSQSGELGRVVTRGNFIQTFHYKRPFFSSW; this is encoded by the exons ATGATGTCAGAATGCGACCCGACGGAGACCTGCGAGCCCGCAACAGCCTCGGTGTCCGCGCCGGAGTCCAACTTTCTCCCGGTGCGACCCGCCAGCTTGTTCGATCAGAACGTGGCGGGCTTGGGGCTGCGGGGAAATCCCGGGGTCGCTGTCCGAATTTCGGACTCACTCGAAAGCGTCCTGACCGAGCTCGATGCGGAATGCTCGGGCGAAGACACGATGCTGCTGCCGTGCCTCCCTGGAAGTTCATCTCCGCCAAAAGGAGCCAGAGACAAGAGGGGCTGGCGGAACAGACACAGCTCATCCTCGGATAAAGACGCCCTGGCCTCTCCAG GTACTAACAATGGGGACTTCAATTATTTCCCCAATGATCTGGAGTTTGCAGATATCATCCAAAGGGCGGAACAAGCCATTGAGAGTGGCGTCTTCCCTGAAAGGATTTCCCAGGGTTCTAGCGGGAGTTACTTTGTCAAAGATCCAAAAGGG AAAGTCTTCGGTGTTTTCAAACCAAAGTCAGAAGAACCCTATGGTCACCTGAATCCTAAATGGACCAAATACTTTCACAAG CTCTGCTGTCCATGTTGTTTTGGGCGAGGCTGCTTGTTGCCAAACCAGGGTTACCTCTCGGAGGCTGCTGCTTCGCTTGTTGACAGCAAGCTCGGCTTGGGAGTTGTGCCGAAAACCAAA GTGGTGTATTTGGCCAGTGAAACATTCCATTACAATGCCATAGATCGAGCCAAATCCAGAGGGAAGAAGTATGCGCTAGAGAAAGTGCCCCAGGTGGGAAAACACTTCCACAGAGTGGGTCTACCACCAAAG GTGGGGTCATTCCAACTGTTTGTGGAGGGTTATCGTGAAGCCGACTATTGGCTGAAGCGCTTTGAGGTGGAACCTCTACCAGAGAACATCAGGAAGCAACTACAGTCCCAGTTTGAGAGACTGGTGGTGCTTGACTATGTAATCCGAAACACAG ATCGAGGGAACGACAACTGGTTGATCAAGTATGAGAAGCCAGGAGAAGGCGAAGGACTAAAG GATACGGAGTGGCCAGAGAACAGTCCAAAGCCTTGCATCAAGATAGCAGCCATCGACAACGGCCTGGCATTTCCCTTCAAACACCCTGATGAATGGAGAACCT ACCCCTTTCACTGGGCGTGGCTCCCTCAGGCCAAGGTGGCCTTTTCCCAGGAGACCAGAGAACTGGTGCTGTCCCGTCTATCGGACATGAATTTTGTGCAGGACCTTTGTGAGGACCTTTATGAGATGTTTAAG AGAGATAAAGGTTTCGACAAGGCCATGTTTGAGAGACAAATGTCCGTCATGAGGGGACAG GTGTTGAACCTCACCCAGGCACTTAAAGACGACAAGAGCCCTCTCCAGCTGGTGCAGATGCCCAGAGTGGTGGTGGAGCGCAGCCAATCAGGCGAGCTGGGCCGCGTGGTCACACGGGGCAACTTCATTCAAACCTTCCACTACAAGCGTCCGTTTTTCTCTTCTTGGTGA